A part of Syntrophorhabdaceae bacterium genomic DNA contains:
- a CDS encoding flagellar basal body-associated FliL family protein — protein MEENEVQEIEEKQAPKKKGKFKFILLMFIVVLCLGIAGVYFLYGNLIMERFFDKPPQETQNVKEKKTEKHLGPIAPLEPFLFNIAGTSGKYAKITIGVQFKDHKSMEVAKSLTPVIRDKVLTILSSKNIDYLMDVGSRDSLKQEMLNAIKVLLPKEDAITAVYITDIMIQ, from the coding sequence ATGGAAGAAAATGAAGTTCAAGAGATAGAAGAAAAACAGGCACCTAAGAAAAAGGGAAAATTCAAATTTATCCTTCTTATGTTTATTGTTGTCTTATGCTTGGGGATTGCCGGGGTGTATTTTTTATACGGTAACCTCATTATGGAGAGATTTTTTGATAAACCTCCTCAAGAAACTCAAAATGTTAAAGAGAAAAAGACAGAGAAACATTTAGGGCCTATAGCACCCCTTGAACCATTTCTGTTTAATATAGCAGGGACAAGTGGAAAATATGCAAAGATAACTATAGGCGTTCAGTTTAAAGATCATAAGTCAATGGAAGTGGCAAAGAGCCTAACGCCGGTAATAAGGGATAAGGTCCTTACCATATTAAGTTCAAAGAATATAGATTACCTTATGGATGTAGGTAGCAGGGATTCTTTAAAACAGGAGATGTTGAATGCCATTAAGGTTTTGTTACCCAAAGAGGATGCTATAACGGCAGTTTATATAACCGACATTATGATCCAGTGA
- the fliM gene encoding flagellar motor switch protein FliM: protein MEQILSQEEIDALLSGLSEGAIEPEPAKEPDIVEEKKEIKKFDILQYTRTKKENLPALQFIYDRFSKSLQSALSLFLEKDVEIEYAPIMNIEYKELIKSLPLPTNMNIIITENLKGFFIVIFDTKIIFYILEVLFGSPSPSVARIEGREFTRIELHVIKKIVEMVSAEMEKAWSPVYKILCRYSRSEMNPNYVTLVSQEETVTVCQFTIEMGNVSGWMKVCIPYGILETIKDFLISTPSREDLEMRQKWQEKMKESLSQVPVEIRAILGKKRMSLKDFVNIREDSIIIVDRYVNDPIDIIVGNKPKFRGKLGILKGNKAVQIDGEIH from the coding sequence ATGGAACAGATACTGTCTCAGGAAGAGATTGATGCGCTTTTAAGCGGACTATCAGAGGGGGCAATAGAGCCTGAGCCTGCAAAAGAGCCTGATATTGTTGAAGAAAAAAAAGAGATTAAGAAATTTGATATATTACAATATACACGCACCAAGAAAGAGAACCTCCCTGCACTTCAATTCATATATGACAGATTCTCCAAATCCCTTCAATCAGCCCTGTCTCTTTTTCTCGAGAAGGATGTGGAGATAGAATATGCCCCCATTATGAATATAGAATATAAAGAACTCATTAAATCGCTGCCACTCCCCACAAACATGAATATTATTATAACAGAAAACCTTAAAGGCTTTTTTATAGTCATATTTGACACAAAGATAATCTTTTATATCCTTGAAGTCTTATTCGGTTCACCGAGCCCTTCAGTTGCCAGAATAGAGGGACGAGAATTTACCAGGATTGAACTCCATGTAATAAAAAAGATAGTTGAAATGGTATCAGCAGAAATGGAGAAGGCGTGGTCGCCTGTTTACAAGATATTGTGTAGATATTCCAGGTCAGAGATGAATCCTAATTATGTAACCCTTGTATCCCAGGAAGAAACAGTAACTGTATGTCAGTTTACAATTGAAATGGGTAATGTGAGCGGTTGGATGAAGGTATGCATTCCCTATGGCATACTGGAGACCATAAAGGACTTTCTAATCTCTACTCCCTCAAGGGAGGACCTTGAGATGAGACAAAAATGGCAGGAAAAGATGAAGGAGAGTTTATCTCAGGTTCCTGTGGAGATAAGGGCGATATTAGGGAAGAAAAGGATGTCCTTAAAGGATTTCGTCAATATCCGTGAGGACAGCATAATAATTGTAGATAGATACGTCAACGACCCTATTGATATCATTGTGGGTAATAAGCCTAAATTCAGGGGCAAGTTAGGTATTTTAAAGGGTAATAAGGCTGTCCAGATAGATGGAGAAATCCATTGA
- the fliN gene encoding flagellar motor switch protein FliN yields MDNFSIDNQQTEGARKTELNFDSLLDIPVEISVEIGRTRLVIGELLSLSKGSTIELDKVAGESVDIYVNDRLLGKGDMVVVNERLGVRITEIITPKERVQKLG; encoded by the coding sequence ATGGACAATTTTTCCATTGATAATCAACAGACAGAAGGGGCAAGGAAGACCGAACTGAATTTCGACAGCCTCCTTGATATCCCTGTGGAGATATCTGTTGAGATAGGCAGGACAAGGTTGGTAATAGGTGAACTCCTTTCCCTGTCAAAGGGTTCCACAATAGAATTAGATAAGGTGGCAGGTGAGTCTGTGGACATCTATGTAAACGATAGACTTCTCGGTAAGGGCGATATGGTGGTGGTGAACGAGAGGCTTGGGGTAAGGATAACAGAGATTATAACTCCCAAGGAAAGGGTTCAGAAGTTGGGATAA
- a CDS encoding flagellar biosynthetic protein FliO, with amino-acid sequence MAAYFDIVKVIFILLCIIFGMILLYRYSEKLRFNVKRGKSPYNLRRVDTLYLGAKKSISIVEVDEFVLVLGIGEKDVRPLLRWKKTKEKEE; translated from the coding sequence ATGGCAGCATATTTTGATATAGTAAAGGTTATTTTCATACTCCTCTGTATCATATTCGGAATGATCCTTTTATACAGATATAGTGAAAAATTGAGATTCAACGTTAAAAGAGGCAAGTCACCTTATAATCTAAGAAGGGTGGATACCTTATATCTCGGTGCAAAAAAATCCATCTCTATTGTGGAGGTAGATGAATTTGTCCTTGTCCTCGGCATAGGTGAAAAGGATGTAAGACCCCTTTTGAGATGGAAAAAGACAAAGGAAAAAGAAGAATGA
- the fliP gene encoding flagellar type III secretion system pore protein FliP (The bacterial flagellar biogenesis protein FliP forms a type III secretion system (T3SS)-type pore required for flagellar assembly.): protein MKIFLIIGIILTLVLVPFVADARQAVKSKSDDRGNLLGSVMSVEGNRNLINVAIMLTILAFAPAVLLLMSSFTRIVIVLSLLRQAIGIPQLPPNQVVIGLSLFLTFFIMAPTYEKVYNNALTPYMEKKMGFNEFFENSSKELNKFMLKYTKEKDLALFMNVAGLSRPKTESEIPMKILVPAFAISELKRAFQIGFLIYIPFLVIDIVIASVLLSAGMMMVPPIYISLPFKLMLFVLVDGWNLLVNSLIKGFY from the coding sequence ATGAAGATATTTCTTATAATAGGGATAATCCTAACCCTTGTTTTAGTCCCCTTTGTGGCAGATGCAAGGCAGGCAGTAAAATCAAAATCTGATGATAGGGGAAATCTTTTGGGTTCAGTGATGTCTGTAGAGGGCAACAGAAACCTAATAAATGTGGCAATAATGCTCACAATACTTGCCTTTGCCCCTGCTGTGCTGCTTCTTATGAGTTCATTCACCAGGATAGTGATTGTCCTGTCGCTTCTCAGGCAGGCAATAGGTATACCTCAATTGCCCCCTAATCAGGTGGTAATCGGGCTATCTCTATTTTTAACCTTTTTCATTATGGCGCCTACCTATGAAAAGGTATATAACAATGCCCTTACGCCTTATATGGAAAAGAAGATGGGGTTTAATGAATTTTTTGAGAATTCATCAAAAGAACTCAATAAATTCATGCTCAAATATACAAAAGAAAAGGACCTTGCCCTTTTTATGAATGTAGCAGGGCTTTCAAGACCAAAAACAGAAAGCGAGATACCCATGAAGATACTGGTCCCTGCCTTTGCCATAAGTGAGCTTAAAAGGGCTTTTCAGATAGGTTTTCTCATATACATACCCTTTCTTGTTATAGACATAGTTATAGCAAGCGTGCTTTTGTCTGCCGGCATGATGATGGTTCCGCCTATCTATATATCCCTGCCCTTTAAACTCATGCTCTTTGTCCTTGTAGACGGCTGGAATCTCTTAGTTAATTCCCTTATAAAGGGTTTTTACTGA
- the fliQ gene encoding flagellar biosynthesis protein FliQ, with amino-acid sequence MGYDLIVQIFRELIRTTLVIMAPVLLASLVVGLFISIFQAATQIHEMTLVFVPKILAISACVLFLFPWMLNIIVTYTINLISNIPTYVR; translated from the coding sequence ATGGGTTATGATTTAATCGTTCAGATATTTAGAGAACTCATTAGAACTACCCTGGTAATTATGGCGCCTGTGCTACTGGCGTCTCTGGTGGTGGGTCTTTTTATAAGCATATTTCAGGCTGCCACCCAGATACACGAGATGACCCTGGTATTTGTTCCTAAGATACTTGCCATAAGTGCATGTGTGCTTTTTCTGTTCCCCTGGATGCTCAATATCATTGTCACATACACAATAAACCTTATATCAAATATACCGACATATGTGAGATAA
- the fliR gene encoding flagellar biosynthetic protein FliR, with protein MEFGIEIQRFVLIFFRILSILWLVPIFATRAVSMPFKAGLSLILAYLVFEHGGIKIDAAYNPIYLSVLIVKEIFIGLTISFFIRALFMMVYASAEIASLQTGFSFARFMDPITMSQASVIEQLKNILTIMIFFSIDAHHALIRGIFASFKELPLGSVVLNNNLLNYIIHVTGRIFSIGLKISAPLTVTLFIVELSLGLLSRFIPQINVFIEGMPIKILITMFVLSFSLSVTVTAIASLFSNMGSEFFKIMRLLV; from the coding sequence ATGGAATTCGGTATAGAAATCCAGAGATTTGTCCTTATATTTTTTCGAATCCTTTCCATACTTTGGCTTGTGCCCATCTTCGCCACAAGGGCAGTATCTATGCCTTTCAAGGCAGGACTTTCCCTGATACTGGCTTATCTGGTTTTTGAACACGGAGGTATAAAAATAGATGCGGCATATAACCCCATTTATCTTTCTGTCCTTATTGTAAAGGAGATATTTATCGGGCTTACGATAAGTTTTTTTATAAGGGCATTATTTATGATGGTTTATGCGTCAGCAGAGATAGCATCCCTTCAGACAGGCTTTTCCTTTGCCCGTTTTATGGACCCCATAACCATGTCGCAGGCTTCGGTGATAGAACAGCTTAAAAATATCCTCACCATAATGATATTCTTTTCTATAGACGCCCACCATGCCCTGATAAGGGGTATATTTGCAAGCTTTAAGGAATTGCCCCTCGGTTCTGTTGTCCTGAACAATAACCTTTTAAATTACATAATCCATGTAACAGGTAGGATATTCTCTATAGGCTTAAAGATAAGTGCACCCCTCACCGTGACACTGTTTATAGTAGAGCTTTCACTGGGGCTGCTTTCAAGGTTTATCCCCCAGATAAATGTATTTATAGAAGGTATGCCCATCAAGATACTCATCACAATGTTCGTCCTCTCGTTTTCCCTTAGTGTTACTGTAACGGCTATTGCCAGCTTATTTAGTAATATGGGGTCTGAATTTTTCAAAATAATGAGGCTTTTGGTTTAG
- the flhB gene encoding flagellar biosynthesis protein FlhB — protein MADTFQEKTEQPTEKRLEDARKKGQVPQSRELTTCFLILFSAIFFYFSLSKGFEEMFRIYSGYVRNIYLDVNVDNIHEILHFGFFNGLKIILPIFGLFIAVTVLGSFLQTGFMWSLEALKFKAEVLDPLKGIKKMFSKRSGVEVLKAMLKILILVYLAYSIITKELPELLSLHSKDVQFIVQYMGKIAFILTLKVSIVLLFIAGLDFLFQWWQHRKDLMMTHQEIKEEYKEREGNPLIKSRIRSIQREIARKRMIEDVKTADVVVTNPTTFAVALTYKAGKMPAPQVVAKGAGFIAQKIKEVAREHRVTIVENKPLAQALFYSVKVGQFIPEKFYVVVAELLAYVYKQKNRIGLI, from the coding sequence ATGGCAGATACTTTTCAGGAAAAGACTGAACAACCTACTGAGAAAAGGCTTGAGGATGCCAGAAAAAAAGGCCAGGTCCCCCAATCAAGGGAGTTGACCACATGTTTTTTGATACTCTTTAGTGCTATCTTTTTTTATTTCTCCCTTTCAAAGGGATTTGAAGAGATGTTCAGGATATATTCAGGTTATGTAAGGAATATCTATCTTGATGTAAATGTGGATAATATTCATGAGATACTCCATTTTGGTTTTTTTAATGGCTTGAAGATAATACTACCTATATTCGGTCTATTTATTGCCGTTACAGTGCTCGGTAGTTTTCTCCAGACAGGTTTTATGTGGAGTCTTGAAGCACTTAAATTCAAAGCAGAGGTTTTAGACCCATTAAAAGGCATTAAGAAGATGTTCTCCAAGAGGTCAGGGGTAGAGGTCTTAAAGGCAATGCTCAAGATATTAATCCTCGTTTATTTGGCATATTCTATTATCACAAAAGAATTGCCTGAACTTCTATCCCTCCACAGTAAGGATGTCCAGTTTATAGTCCAGTATATGGGCAAAATTGCATTTATTTTAACCCTGAAGGTGAGCATTGTGCTTCTTTTTATAGCAGGTCTTGATTTTCTTTTCCAATGGTGGCAGCACAGAAAAGACCTGATGATGACCCACCAAGAGATTAAAGAGGAGTATAAGGAGAGGGAAGGTAACCCTCTGATAAAGTCGAGGATAAGGAGTATCCAGAGGGAGATAGCAAGAAAGAGGATGATAGAGGATGTAAAGACTGCAGATGTTGTGGTTACAAACCCTACAACATTTGCTGTAGCCCTCACATATAAGGCAGGCAAGATGCCGGCGCCACAGGTCGTTGCTAAGGGTGCGGGATTTATAGCCCAGAAGATAAAAGAGGTGGCAAGGGAGCATAGGGTAACTATAGTGGAGAATAAGCCCCTTGCCCAGGCATTATTCTATTCTGTAAAGGTGGGACAGTTCATACCAGAGAAGTTCTATGTGGTAGTGGCAGAACTCCTTGCATATGTTTATAAACAGAAAAACAGAATAGGACTCATTTAA
- the flhA gene encoding flagellar biosynthesis protein FlhA, producing the protein MANMLANIKEKSDVIVAISIVFVIFIMIVPLNSIMIDILLTLSLSLSILILFIGMYIQRPLDFSVFPSILLITTLFRLSLNIATTRIILVKGDEGAAAAGKIIKAFGSFIVGGNYVVGAVVFLILVIINFVVITKGAGRVAEVAARFTLDAMPGKQMSIDADLSAGLINDTEARARRERIELESDFYGAMDGASKFVRGDAIAGIIIIFVNIIGGLIIGVVQKDMTFTDALSIYTILTIGDGLVSQIPALLTSTAAGIIVTRAASQSNLGKDVIKQMFTQPKAMMLASVIILCIGMVPGIPMFPFLILSSAAFGMGHFMKKQQEKEIVSVPVAQPEEPEEKSLIQPMEIMELEIGYALIPIVDAEQGGELLDKIKAMRKQIAYELGIVVPPMKLRDNLQLKSSEYVILLKGIEVGRGDLLINHVLAMGQDEKNIIADGIPTKEPVFGLDAIWIREKDKEKYAAQGFTVVEHATIIATHLTEIVRNNAHELLTRQETQKLIDTVSATHQKVIEELGQAQVNIGIIQKVLQNLLREQVSIRDLVSILEATADIAFSTRDPDVITEYIRQRMARSIIKPYLIDGVLNILILEKTVEEAIINSMQTSDQGGLFSFDLSFSQRFIEKLGNEVKRAILQNIQPVLLVHPILRARLRRFLERYIQGITVISHNEIPPQIRIQTIGVIKVYEN; encoded by the coding sequence ATGGCAAATATGTTAGCGAACATAAAAGAAAAAAGTGATGTCATCGTTGCCATCTCTATTGTTTTTGTCATATTTATAATGATTGTCCCATTAAACAGTATAATGATAGACATACTGTTGACACTTAGCCTATCCCTCTCCATACTCATACTCTTTATAGGTATGTATATCCAGAGACCATTAGATTTTTCTGTGTTTCCTTCCATACTACTCATCACAACCTTGTTCAGGCTATCTTTGAATATTGCCACAACAAGGATTATACTTGTAAAGGGTGATGAGGGTGCTGCTGCAGCAGGGAAGATAATAAAGGCATTCGGAAGTTTTATTGTAGGGGGCAACTATGTTGTTGGTGCCGTTGTATTCCTCATACTTGTAATAATAAACTTTGTGGTCATCACCAAGGGTGCCGGCAGGGTAGCAGAGGTGGCAGCGAGGTTTACCCTGGATGCCATGCCGGGCAAGCAGATGAGTATTGATGCTGATTTAAGCGCCGGGCTTATAAATGACACAGAGGCAAGGGCAAGAAGGGAAAGGATAGAGCTTGAATCAGATTTTTACGGTGCCATGGATGGTGCAAGCAAGTTTGTTAGAGGTGATGCCATAGCAGGTATAATAATCATCTTTGTAAACATCATAGGTGGTTTGATAATAGGTGTTGTCCAGAAGGACATGACTTTTACAGATGCCTTATCCATATATACAATACTCACCATAGGCGATGGGCTTGTAAGCCAGATACCAGCCCTTTTAACATCAACTGCAGCAGGTATTATTGTCACAAGGGCAGCGAGTCAGTCAAACCTCGGTAAAGACGTGATAAAACAGATGTTCACCCAGCCAAAGGCAATGATGCTCGCCTCTGTTATTATACTTTGTATTGGTATGGTACCAGGTATACCCATGTTTCCTTTTCTTATTTTATCCTCTGCTGCCTTTGGCATGGGTCACTTTATGAAAAAACAACAGGAAAAAGAGATTGTCTCAGTTCCGGTGGCACAGCCTGAAGAGCCAGAAGAAAAATCTCTTATTCAGCCCATGGAGATCATGGAACTCGAGATAGGTTATGCCTTAATACCCATTGTGGATGCAGAACAGGGTGGAGAACTCTTGGACAAGATAAAGGCAATGAGAAAGCAGATCGCCTATGAGCTCGGCATAGTTGTTCCACCCATGAAATTAAGGGACAACCTACAGCTAAAATCCAGTGAATATGTCATTCTCTTAAAAGGTATAGAGGTTGGCAGGGGAGATCTCCTCATAAATCATGTCCTTGCCATGGGACAGGATGAAAAAAATATTATAGCCGACGGCATACCCACAAAAGAACCTGTTTTTGGACTGGATGCCATCTGGATAAGGGAAAAGGATAAGGAGAAATATGCTGCCCAAGGGTTTACTGTGGTGGAGCATGCCACCATTATAGCCACACATCTTACAGAGATCGTCCGTAATAATGCCCATGAGCTTTTAACAAGACAGGAGACCCAGAAACTTATAGACACAGTAAGTGCAACACACCAAAAGGTCATTGAGGAACTCGGTCAGGCACAGGTAAATATAGGTATAATACAGAAGGTATTGCAGAATCTGTTGAGGGAACAGGTATCCATAAGAGACCTCGTATCAATCCTTGAGGCAACAGCAGACATTGCCTTTTCAACAAGGGATCCAGATGTTATAACAGAGTATATAAGACAGAGGATGGCAAGGAGTATCATAAAACCATATCTTATAGATGGTGTTCTAAACATCCTTATTTTAGAAAAAACTGTAGAAGAAGCCATTATAAACAGTATGCAGACCAGTGACCAGGGAGGGCTTTTCTCCTTTGACCTTTCATTTAGCCAGCGTTTTATTGAGAAGCTGGGTAATGAGGTAAAAAGGGCAATACTCCAGAATATACAGCCTGTTCTCCTTGTCCATCCTATTTTAAGGGCAAGGTTAAGGAGATTCCTTGAGAGGTATATACAGGGTATTACTGTCATCTCCCACAATGAGATACCACCACAGATAAGAATCCAGACCATAGGGGTCATTAAGGTATATGAAAATTAA
- a CDS encoding MinD/ParA family protein: protein MEEKIGKTVAVTSGKGGVGKSSIVTNMAYVLGKKGETTYIIDADLSLGNIDIFFGMIPKFNIKDLIEGKKGINEIIVEGPYGIKIIPATSGIVELSNLTEEQRNILMFSLQELTGYDFLLVDTPAGISSNVVYFNSISQSIIVIVTPDPASIADSYAVIKVLLNKTGRKDFNIIVNMAKDETEALNVYKKLLSVSDQFLNVYLDFMGFIPMDVNIRQATKKQKLWVEHFPDTQATKALLKICNKMLS from the coding sequence ATGGAGGAGAAAATAGGAAAGACTGTAGCTGTTACGAGTGGTAAAGGAGGAGTGGGCAAATCCTCCATAGTAACCAACATGGCATATGTTTTGGGGAAAAAAGGTGAGACGACCTACATCATAGATGCAGACCTCTCCCTGGGAAATATAGATATCTTTTTTGGAATGATACCTAAATTCAATATAAAAGACCTAATAGAGGGCAAGAAGGGTATCAATGAGATCATAGTAGAGGGCCCTTACGGCATCAAGATAATCCCTGCTACATCAGGGATAGTGGAGCTCTCAAACCTCACCGAGGAGCAGAGGAATATACTCATGTTTTCATTGCAGGAATTGACAGGGTATGATTTTTTACTGGTAGATACACCTGCTGGGATTTCATCAAATGTTGTATACTTTAATTCAATAAGTCAGAGCATTATTGTCATTGTAACCCCTGACCCGGCAAGTATTGCTGATTCATATGCTGTAATAAAGGTATTGCTTAATAAAACAGGGAGAAAGGATTTTAATATCATAGTAAATATGGCAAAGGATGAGACAGAGGCGCTAAACGTATACAAGAAACTCTTATCTGTATCAGATCAGTTTTTGAATGTATACCTTGATTTTATGGGTTTTATACCAATGGATGTCAATATAAGGCAGGCAACAAAAAAACAAAAACTGTGGGTGGAACATTTTCCTGACACACAGGCAACAAAGGCACTTTTAAAGATATGCAATAAAATGTTATCATAG
- a CDS encoding FliA/WhiG family RNA polymerase sigma factor: MIILSGYAAAKKTDKERLIEEYLPVIKHFAYKISKGFDDETTTDDLISAGILGLLEAIEKFDPTRGAQLKTFAYLRIRGAMIDELRAKDWFSRNARTKAKKIEETIRVLENRLGRHPLEEEIADEMDMDFEDYLTFIKNYKNLSVLSIEDLYESVGEDKEKMMRYVIEESENPAEFAEFREIENLLAGEIDRLPEKQRLVLSLYYYEDLNMKEIASVLGVTEARVCQIHSQAILNLRAKIKKQT; the protein is encoded by the coding sequence ATGATAATATTGTCAGGATATGCTGCTGCCAAAAAGACAGACAAAGAGAGGCTTATTGAAGAATATCTTCCTGTAATAAAACACTTCGCATATAAGATATCCAAGGGTTTTGATGATGAGACAACCACCGATGATCTTATATCTGCAGGCATTTTGGGTCTCCTTGAAGCCATAGAAAAATTTGACCCCACAAGGGGTGCCCAATTAAAGACATTTGCCTATCTCAGGATAAGAGGGGCAATGATTGATGAGCTTAGGGCAAAAGATTGGTTTTCAAGAAACGCAAGGACTAAGGCAAAAAAGATTGAAGAGACTATTAGGGTCCTGGAAAATAGGCTTGGAAGGCATCCCTTAGAAGAGGAGATAGCCGATGAGATGGATATGGATTTTGAGGACTACCTCACCTTTATAAAAAATTACAAAAACCTTTCTGTATTGAGCATAGAAGACCTATATGAATCTGTTGGTGAAGATAAGGAAAAGATGATGAGGTATGTTATAGAAGAGAGTGAAAACCCTGCTGAATTTGCAGAATTCAGAGAGATAGAAAATCTATTGGCAGGAGAGATCGATAGGTTGCCTGAGAAGCAGAGGCTTGTCCTAAGCCTTTATTATTATGAAGACCTGAACATGAAAGAGATTGCATCGGTTCTTGGCGTAACAGAGGCAAGGGTCTGCCAGATACACTCACAGGCAATATTAAATTTAAGGGCAAAGATAAAAAAACAAACCTGA
- a CDS encoding HDOD domain-containing protein: MDFEGNIIERLKNVDLLPTFPNIVSDVLKIIDDPMSSASDIAKHMDASMIGEVLRVAGSAFFNRGGARKITSIEHAIAMIGYEHLTHIILQMPFLTLTERGDKIIDIKSFFSHSTLCGVIARDISSITLLGNPNEVYIAGIIHDIGMIIIYRFFQEEWGKILFLMNEKGLSRLDAEKEIFSFDHGVIGAMLLDLWNIPKSITNSIRYHHCPEQADEDKENAVCVYLGNELSKQIITKRNTDSFIDFMLAHKNFVEQINLFRYPLNPKEEMELFSKIYSSLKGLENIFRGNEDE; this comes from the coding sequence ATGGACTTTGAAGGGAATATTATAGAGAGATTAAAAAATGTAGATTTATTGCCTACATTTCCAAATATTGTAAGCGATGTCTTGAAAATAATAGATGACCCTATGAGTTCTGCATCTGATATTGCAAAGCATATGGATGCATCCATGATCGGCGAAGTATTGAGGGTGGCAGGGAGCGCATTTTTCAATAGAGGAGGCGCAAGGAAGATCACATCTATAGAACATGCCATTGCCATGATCGGTTATGAGCACCTAACCCATATAATACTCCAGATGCCTTTTCTCACCCTGACAGAAAGGGGTGACAAAATAATAGATATCAAAAGTTTCTTTAGTCATTCCACTTTATGCGGGGTTATTGCCAGGGATATTAGTTCAATAACCTTGTTGGGTAACCCTAATGAAGTGTATATAGCTGGTATAATCCATGATATAGGCATGATCATTATATATCGTTTCTTCCAAGAAGAATGGGGAAAGATATTATTTTTGATGAATGAAAAGGGTCTATCGAGACTCGATGCAGAGAAAGAGATTTTTTCCTTTGATCATGGTGTTATTGGGGCAATGCTTCTTGATCTATGGAATATCCCCAAATCCATAACAAACAGTATCCGATATCATCATTGCCCTGAGCAGGCTGATGAAGACAAAGAGAATGCAGTGTGTGTATATCTTGGAAATGAACTTTCAAAACAGATAATCACCAAAAGAAATACAGATAGCTTCATAGATTTTATGCTTGCCCATAAGAACTTTGTAGAACAAATAAATCTATTTAGATATCCTTTGAATCCCAAAGAGGAGATGGAGCTTTTCAGCAAGATTTACAGTTCTTTAAAAGGATTGGAGAATATTTTCAGAGGAAATGAGGATGAGTGA